Proteins co-encoded in one Papaver somniferum cultivar HN1 chromosome 5, ASM357369v1, whole genome shotgun sequence genomic window:
- the LOC113282486 gene encoding uncharacterized protein LOC113282486, which yields MNQMKRSRSIQQKSSSNCNSDRRWKIKILVAILLCICFGSLILMETQYNQMKMLMEEIPSQFVRQSPKIAFLFIARNRLPLDIVWDSFFQGDKESRFSIFIHSRPGVFFNKGTTRSAYFYGRQVNGSIQVDWGGATMIEAERILLRNALLDSNNERFVFLSDTCIPLYNFSYTYEYIMSTSNSFLDSFADTKEKRYNPKMHPVVPAHNWRKGSQWTVLNRKHAEVIVKDDTVFPMFQQYCMRKSLPEFWRDHPVPAEGWKEHNCIPDEHYVQTLLAQEGLEGEITRRTVTHTSWDLSASRDRERRGWHPTSYKYSDATPELIQSIKDIDNVYYETEYRREWCSSKGKPSPCFLFARKFTRPAALRLLNMTALGIESSR from the exons ATGAATCAGATGAAGAGAAGTAGGAGTATTCAACAGAAATCTTCTTCTAATTGCAATAGTGATCGAAGATGGAAGATAAAGATATTAGTAGCAATTTTGCTGTGTATTTGTTTTGGAAGCTTAATACTAATGGAAACACAGTATAATCAAATGAAGATGTTAATGGAGGAAATTCCTAGTCAGTTTGTTCGTCAAAGTCCCAAAATTGCTTTTCTTTTTATAGCAAGGAATCGACTTCCTCTTGACATTGTTTGGGATTCTTTCTTTCAG GGAGACAAGGAGTCCAGGTTTTCTATTTTCATTCATTCTAGGCCAGGTGTATTTTTCAACAAGGGAACAACACGATCTGCTTATTTTTATGGTCGTCAGGTTAATGGAAGCATACAG GTAGATTGGGGAGGAGCAACCATGATAGAAGCTGAGCGTATCTTGCTTAGAAATGCCTTACTGGATTCCAATAATGAGAGATTTGTTTTTTTGTCTGACAC CTGCATACCTTTATATAACTTCAGCTACACATACGAGTATATCATGTCAACATCAAACAGCTTCTTAGACAG CTTTGCTGATACAAAAGAGAAAAGATATAATCCAAAGATGCATCCAGTTGTTCCTGCACATAATTGGAGGAAAGGATCTCAG TGGACTGTTTTGAACAGAAAGCACGCGGAAGTCATCGTGAAAGACGATACAGTCTTTCCAATGTTTCAGCAGTATTGCATG AGGAAATCACTACCCGAATTTTGGAGGGATCATCCTGTT CCTGCAGAAGGGTGGAAGGAGCATAACTGTATACCTGACGAGCATTATGTACAGACATTACTAGCA CAAGAAGGACTTGAAGGAGAAATCACTCGGAGAACTGTGACACATACTTCATGGGATCTCTCAGCTTCCAGAGATCGTGAGAGGCGTGGATGGCATCCAACAAGTTACAAGTACTCTGATGCTACCCCTGAGCTGATCCAGTCTATAAAG GACATAGATAACGTGTACTATGAGACTGAATATCGAAGAGAATGGTGTTCCAGCAAAGGGAAACCATCACCTTGTTTCCTCTTTGCGAGGAAGTTTACACGGCCTGCTGCGCTCCGACTTCTAAATATG ACTGCCTTGGGAATCGAGAGCTCTCGATGA